The following nucleotide sequence is from Flavimarina sp. Hel_I_48.
TTAGATATAAAACATTTATATGGCGGTACCTGTTTTGTGGAGAATAAAACTCAGCCCGCTCCGTCCCTTTATTGATAAAAACGAAAGGTTTGGGAAATTCTTTTATGAGCAATGCCGATGATTTAATATATGAGAGCCCAGTAAATATATACAAATTCCTATTTTATTTCTAAATTTTTTTAGAATTTGATAAATAGAAATTCAGCATACTAACGAGAAATAGGGCGTAAAGATCCAACGGCTTTAATACATAGAGGAGTACTGTTTGCAAACCACACAAATGGCTTTGACGAAAAATAAAATTCGCAATTGGCCAATTATTTTGATTTTTAGATAATAAAGCAGAAGGCATTCGGGAGAAAATATCCAATGCCTTCAATAGTTCTTATATTTCTATGAGCCCTGAAGAATGATTACGCTTTCGACCCTTTCTGCAATACTCTCTTTAGCGGGAATCTTTGACCATAAACAACTCCCCATTTTTGAGTCGTTTTAAATAGTCTTTCATATCATCACGCACTTCTCCAGACATAATGTAAAGCCCTATAATATTGGGAAAAGACATGGCAAGGATCATCATATCAGAAAAATCCAGTACAGAACCCAGACTCACCGAAGCACCAAGAACGATAAATAAAAGAAAAATACTTTTATAAATCATTTCTGATTTTTTACTCTGGCCAAAAAGATAGGTCCAGGAGCGCATTCCATAATACGACCAGGAAACCATTGTTGAAAAAGCAAAAAGGAACACGGCAAAAGCCAGTACATTGGGAAACCAGGAAATCACGCTGGCAAAAGCATCTGAGGTAAGCTCTACCCCGCCCATGCCATCTACTTCGTGCATTCCTGTAAAAATGAGCACCAGCGCGGTCATCGTGCAAACTACCATGGTGTCAATAAAAGGTTCTACCAGTGCGGTAAAACCATCTGCAATAGGATTATTGGTTTTAGAGGCACTATGGGCAATGGCTGCAGATCCCACACCGGCCTCACTGGAGAATGCGGCCCGTTGCAGACCTATGATCAGTACGCCCAGAAAACCACCTTTCATGGCTTGGGGGGAAAGCGCCCCGTTGAATATCGCTGAAAAAGCGTTGCCTATATTCTCAATATTAAAGCCAATCACGATAAGGCAGCCCACAATATAAACCAGCGCCATAAAAGGAACCACTTTACTGGTCACATTGGCAATACTATCTATACCGCCTATGATAACGATCCCCACGAGCACGGCAAATCCAATACCAAAATAAAAACCGTGACCCTGTAGCAAAGGTATTTGACTGGCAACGATCTCAAAAGCCTGATTGGATTGTAGCATATTTCCACCTCCAAAAGAAGCACCTACTCCCAGCACGGCAAACAGCACGGCCAGAAACTTGCCCAATCCTTTCATGTTCCGCTTTTCTAAGCCATAGCGTAAATAGTTCATGGGCCCACCAAAAATACGGCCGTCTTCCTTGATCGTTCGGTATTTGACACCCAGTGTACATTCTACAAACTTGAGCGACATGGCAAAAAACCCTGCAATAAACATCCAGAACGTAGCGCCTGCTCCACCTAGCGAAATGGCTACCGCTACCCCGGCAATATTACCCAGTCCCACCGTGGCCGAAACTGCTGTGGTCATGGCCTGAAAATGCCGTATTTTACCAGGTGCATCCGGATCATCAAATTTTCCCTTGGCCAGCGCTATGGAATGCCTAAAACCGCTAATGTTGACAAAGCCCAACTTAATCGTAAAGAATATACTCCCTATGATAAGCCAGATCACAATAAAGGGAATAGCATTTTTACGTTGCGTCCCGTTGGGATGCAGCAACGCAATGGGTTCATCAAAAGTCAATTCAGCAACATGATGCGCCCCCTGCTCTATAACATGTTCTTTATTTTCTGGGTTAAAAATCACGTTGCCTTCTTCTACAAGATAATGCAGCGTTCCCGTATTAGGGGAATAAATAGCAATATCCTCCGCGTTTTCTTTGCTTACAAGGGCTATTTTTTCTCCCTCTTGTACACGTTCACCTTTTCCTTTGAGCCATTTTTTAAGATAAAATTTCTTTTCGGTAGTTGCGTCCCAGTTGGGTATCGGTATCTCTTTTGAGTCAATGTAAACCTGTGGATCATAAATACCAACAGCTTCAAAGGGATCCCAAAATAATATGGCGGCCATTTGTTTAACAGCGGGTTTCATCCAGCCATTGAAGTTTTCGGTAATGGATTCTGCGGGTATTTCAAAATTCTTCTTTACGCTTTGTCCCTCGGCATCGGTCACCGTTAAGCTATAGGAAATTCCTTCTGTAAGTCCTTTCGCCTTTGAGGCCGTAAGCGGGGTCGCGTTATTGGACCACTGGTATTTGTAAGGTTTTTTACCGCCCTGAACCTCTGCTTCTACTTCGCCGTCATTTATGGTGGTCGTAGGGTTTGACTGAACCAGTTTTACTGCCAGGTCTGTATTTTCCTGACCAATGGCATTTATATGGAATAATGTAAAAATGCATAAAGTAAAAATCCTATTCATAAATAGTAATGTCTTTGAGTAATTATGGTTTAACCGAAAACAAGTCAAAATTTGTCAAATTTGGTCTAAAAATGGTCAAAAAACAGGCCTTTATCGCCCCTTTTTATCAATTTATTGCTGTTTTTCAGATTTTGCAAATATAGAGAACGAGATCTAGCTTAGCGGCTAAGATCAAATAACTTCAAAAACAAGGAATTTATCGCCTGGCAGCACTGGTCGAGTAACTCTTTATTGCAAACAGTTATCGAGCGTATTATATAGATTTCTTTTATGGAATGCTTACGTATCGCTATGAAGAATAGTCCTTTCATCCCTGTCTATTTATTATTTTTGCAACAAACAAAAGTTATGAAAATTGTCGTTTCCCCTGCCAAATCACTGGATTATGATTCAAAAATGCCCACTTCCCGGGCCACACAACCCAGGTTTCTGGAAGAGGCGGTAACACTCAATAAAAAACTGGAGCGAAAAAC
It contains:
- a CDS encoding amino acid carrier protein — translated: MNRIFTLCIFTLFHINAIGQENTDLAVKLVQSNPTTTINDGEVEAEVQGGKKPYKYQWSNNATPLTASKAKGLTEGISYSLTVTDAEGQSVKKNFEIPAESITENFNGWMKPAVKQMAAILFWDPFEAVGIYDPQVYIDSKEIPIPNWDATTEKKFYLKKWLKGKGERVQEGEKIALVSKENAEDIAIYSPNTGTLHYLVEEGNVIFNPENKEHVIEQGAHHVAELTFDEPIALLHPNGTQRKNAIPFIVIWLIIGSIFFTIKLGFVNISGFRHSIALAKGKFDDPDAPGKIRHFQAMTTAVSATVGLGNIAGVAVAISLGGAGATFWMFIAGFFAMSLKFVECTLGVKYRTIKEDGRIFGGPMNYLRYGLEKRNMKGLGKFLAVLFAVLGVGASFGGGNMLQSNQAFEIVASQIPLLQGHGFYFGIGFAVLVGIVIIGGIDSIANVTSKVVPFMALVYIVGCLIVIGFNIENIGNAFSAIFNGALSPQAMKGGFLGVLIIGLQRAAFSSEAGVGSAAIAHSASKTNNPIADGFTALVEPFIDTMVVCTMTALVLIFTGMHEVDGMGGVELTSDAFASVISWFPNVLAFAVFLFAFSTMVSWSYYGMRSWTYLFGQSKKSEMIYKSIFLLFIVLGASVSLGSVLDFSDMMILAMSFPNIIGLYIMSGEVRDDMKDYLKRLKNGELFMVKDSR